In Alkalihalobacillus sp. TS-13, the following are encoded in one genomic region:
- a CDS encoding SDR family NAD(P)-dependent oxidoreductase codes for MRLKGKRALVTGGASGIGKAIVAKFLTEGALVLIVDKNKGELEKTCDEFKKTGHPCKGIVTDLRDRGQLDVLVEHAWSCWDGVDVLVNNAGIAVREPFLDIEADRWDEILAINLSAIFYLTQKITKKMIEHVVKGSIVNMASKNGIAGSSALAHYNTSKGGIILLTESIAVELAGKGIRVNALAPGFIETPLDQKLKQADDSLSLTERTPMQRLGTAEEVANCALFLASDEASYVTGSTLVVDGGHLANASEL; via the coding sequence ATGAGACTTAAAGGCAAGCGTGCATTAGTGACAGGAGGAGCAAGCGGGATTGGGAAAGCTATTGTCGCTAAGTTCTTAACGGAAGGTGCCTTGGTTCTAATAGTGGATAAAAATAAAGGTGAGTTGGAAAAGACTTGTGATGAATTCAAGAAAACAGGACATCCCTGTAAAGGTATCGTGACGGACTTACGTGACCGTGGACAACTAGACGTATTGGTAGAACACGCCTGGTCTTGTTGGGATGGTGTAGATGTTTTAGTGAACAATGCTGGCATTGCCGTAAGAGAGCCATTTCTGGATATTGAAGCTGATCGATGGGATGAAATCTTGGCTATCAATTTGAGTGCTATCTTCTATTTAACCCAGAAGATCACAAAAAAAATGATAGAACATGTTGTGAAAGGCTCCATTGTTAATATGGCTTCTAAAAATGGGATCGCCGGCAGTTCAGCATTAGCGCATTATAACACTTCAAAGGGCGGTATCATTCTTTTGACGGAATCGATTGCTGTTGAGTTAGCGGGAAAAGGGATTAGAGTAAATGCGTTGGCACCAGGTTTTATTGAAACCCCATTGGACCAAAAGCTGAAACAAGCGGATGACTCATTAAGTTTGACAGAAAGAACTCCGATGCAGCGATTGGGGACTGCAGAAGAAGTAGCGAATTGTGCTTTGTTCTTAGCTTCTGACGAGGCTTCCTATGTAACCGGGTCTACCCTTGTAGTCGATGGGGGTCACCTAGCAAACGCCAGTGAGTTATAA
- a CDS encoding carbohydrate ABC transporter permease, translating to MKRIFENYSFVLPAILFLMIFLLYPFAFNVFLSFRDINIGNLINGSSPFIGIENYKTILTDPLFYKSLSQTVIFTFFTLVVSTTIGFLLASYFNKTFPGNKWMRSIMLLGWMTPIIITGTIFKWMLDGKYGVFNHILVNLGIIDSPINWLSDIDTALFAVTMTNIWLSIPFSMIILLSGLQGIPTYVYEPATIDGASRWQKFRYITLPLMKPTISILLILGLIYTFKVFDVIYIMTAGGPADATKVVSYLAYDLSFNLFRFGEGAALSNIALFLIALFAIVYVRKVQKESVID from the coding sequence GTGAAACGAATATTTGAGAATTATAGTTTTGTTTTACCAGCAATCTTATTTTTAATGATTTTTTTACTATACCCTTTTGCCTTTAATGTGTTTTTAAGCTTTCGAGATATTAATATTGGTAACCTTATTAATGGCTCTAGTCCATTTATTGGAATTGAAAACTATAAAACGATTCTGACCGATCCATTATTTTATAAGTCGTTGTCGCAGACGGTCATTTTTACGTTTTTTACCTTAGTAGTATCTACAACAATTGGTTTTTTACTTGCCAGTTACTTTAACAAGACATTCCCTGGAAACAAATGGATGCGATCGATTATGCTGTTAGGCTGGATGACTCCTATCATTATCACTGGTACGATTTTCAAATGGATGCTTGATGGAAAATATGGAGTCTTCAACCATATATTAGTTAACTTGGGGATCATCGATTCGCCGATTAATTGGTTGTCCGACATAGATACCGCACTATTCGCAGTAACCATGACCAACATCTGGTTGAGTATCCCTTTCAGTATGATTATATTGCTATCTGGTTTGCAGGGGATTCCTACTTATGTTTATGAACCTGCTACGATTGACGGTGCGAGTAGATGGCAAAAGTTTAGATATATCACATTACCTTTAATGAAGCCAACCATTTCAATATTGTTGATTTTAGGTTTGATATACACTTTTAAGGTATTTGATGTGATATATATCATGACAGCCGGCGGACCTGCTGATGCGACCAAAGTAGTGTCGTACCTGGCCTATGATTTATCATTCAATTTATTCCGCTTCGGCGAAGGAGCGGCCCTTTCCAATATCGCTCTTTTCCTTATCGCATTATTTGCGATTGTTTATGTACGAAAAGTGCAAAAGGAGAGTGTAATAGATTGA
- a CDS encoding Gfo/Idh/MocA family protein has translation MKSLKIGIAGLGISGTGTSRGTQIYREFIKFPEVTVTAVMDPNPDALEQFMSQYDVEYAVDTYEELLTKDIDVVFISSPMQFHASQAIQALKKNIHVLSEVTAAQTLQECQELLIAVEESEAQYMMAENYCFIRDNIAIKNMVKAGLFGEIYFAEGEYIHSVRELHYHEGQPTWRKEHQVGKRGMTYGTHCLGPILDWFDEPIDQMNCVGTGIHTYKEYQTDDTTLLECKLKSGKLLKLRLDMVSKRPHNMAYYSLQGTKGCYEGPKHKGDFHKVWLEDYCKDTEEWMNLTEFYEKYLPEEMVHLPEKAKSSFHWGADYFMIKSFIKSIVDGIPVPIDIHKSLAMTIPGIISEKSIEDGGNFKKVPELRKQIEELK, from the coding sequence ATGAAGTCCTTAAAAATAGGGATTGCTGGCCTTGGCATCTCTGGAACAGGTACTAGTCGCGGAACACAAATTTATAGGGAATTTATTAAATTTCCTGAGGTAACTGTTACTGCAGTCATGGATCCTAATCCAGATGCATTAGAACAATTCATGAGCCAATATGATGTTGAGTATGCAGTTGATACGTATGAAGAATTATTAACAAAAGACATCGATGTCGTTTTTATTTCTTCACCGATGCAATTTCATGCTTCTCAGGCCATCCAGGCCTTGAAAAAGAATATTCATGTTCTTTCCGAAGTAACAGCCGCACAAACCTTACAAGAATGCCAAGAGTTATTAATCGCTGTAGAAGAAAGTGAAGCACAATATATGATGGCTGAAAATTATTGTTTCATCAGGGATAATATCGCTATTAAAAACATGGTAAAAGCAGGGCTTTTTGGCGAGATATATTTTGCCGAAGGCGAGTACATCCATAGTGTCCGGGAACTTCACTATCACGAGGGACAACCGACATGGAGGAAAGAACATCAAGTTGGAAAAAGAGGAATGACATACGGCACCCATTGTCTCGGACCAATTCTGGATTGGTTTGATGAACCGATCGATCAAATGAATTGTGTGGGGACCGGCATTCATACTTATAAGGAATATCAAACAGATGATACCACATTGCTTGAATGTAAACTGAAATCTGGGAAACTACTTAAACTCCGTTTGGATATGGTTTCGAAACGACCACACAATATGGCTTATTATTCATTGCAAGGGACAAAAGGCTGTTACGAAGGACCAAAGCATAAAGGGGATTTTCATAAAGTATGGCTGGAAGATTACTGTAAAGACACCGAAGAATGGATGAATTTAACGGAATTTTATGAAAAGTATCTACCTGAGGAAATGGTTCACTTGCCTGAAAAAGCCAAAAGTTCATTTCACTGGGGGGCCGATTATTTTATGATAAAAAGTTTCATTAAATCCATTGTAGATGGTATACCTGTTCCGATTGATATCCATAAATCTCTTGCAATGACTATCCCTGGCATCATCTCTGAGAAATCGATTGAAGACGGCGGCAACTTCAAAAAAGTTCCTGAATTACGTAAACAAATCGAGGAATTGAAATGA
- a CDS encoding ABC transporter substrate-binding protein has product MKQKVFILLLSVLMIGVVSGCSSNGSSGNDDNSGTQSIELWHYFEGNLKDVLEENITKYNEAQDKVEVKATFVPYGEFKNQLMISGTNQASPDLVISGINEVQLFAKSGVLEDMTKMVEEWEFKDQITKDIMAIHKMDGSVYGLPIKTNAIVLFYNKDMISEPPTTWEDLKQVAAEASNGKQNGFLASAHNSQQGTASWYPFLLSAGEDIATIGSDGGVAAMQLWKDMLDDGSMSSEAVNKTIMDAQVDFQNGNTAMTLTGPWFIPELEKNAPDLNWGVAEIPKDEKHVSLVGGESISMGVGANKEAAWDFISWFLEPENHFEYAKATGDFPALEDAFNEPYFQEDPVKKVFVKVIKSSSGYGWGENQGDYNQIVYTAMQKALTGESTVEDAMEEAQEKVDNLNK; this is encoded by the coding sequence ATGAAACAGAAGGTTTTCATTTTATTACTGTCTGTTTTGATGATTGGTGTCGTATCGGGCTGTAGCAGTAATGGTTCTTCGGGTAATGACGATAATAGCGGAACACAATCCATTGAGCTCTGGCATTATTTTGAAGGGAACTTGAAAGACGTACTTGAAGAGAATATCACGAAGTATAACGAAGCTCAGGACAAGGTAGAAGTAAAAGCTACTTTCGTACCTTATGGAGAGTTTAAAAACCAGCTTATGATTTCAGGAACGAATCAAGCATCTCCAGATCTGGTCATCAGTGGGATCAATGAAGTTCAGCTTTTTGCCAAGTCTGGGGTACTTGAAGATATGACAAAAATGGTAGAAGAGTGGGAATTCAAGGATCAAATTACGAAAGATATCATGGCGATTCATAAAATGGATGGAAGTGTCTATGGGCTTCCCATCAAAACAAATGCTATTGTGTTATTTTATAACAAAGACATGATTTCGGAACCCCCGACAACCTGGGAGGATTTGAAGCAAGTAGCTGCTGAAGCAAGTAATGGAAAACAGAATGGGTTCTTAGCCTCAGCTCATAATTCTCAGCAGGGTACAGCTTCTTGGTATCCATTCTTATTGTCAGCTGGGGAAGATATAGCGACTATTGGTAGTGATGGCGGAGTGGCTGCAATGCAACTATGGAAAGACATGCTAGATGATGGGTCAATGTCTTCTGAAGCTGTCAATAAAACAATTATGGACGCACAGGTCGACTTTCAGAATGGGAATACAGCCATGACGCTTACTGGGCCATGGTTTATTCCAGAGTTAGAAAAAAATGCGCCAGACCTGAACTGGGGAGTCGCAGAAATCCCAAAAGATGAGAAACATGTATCACTTGTAGGTGGAGAGAGTATTTCCATGGGTGTTGGAGCCAATAAAGAAGCGGCATGGGATTTCATCAGCTGGTTTTTAGAACCGGAAAATCACTTTGAATACGCCAAAGCTACGGGTGACTTTCCGGCTTTAGAAGATGCATTCAATGAGCCATATTTCCAAGAGGACCCGGTGAAAAAAGTTTTCGTTAAAGTAATCAAGTCATCATCTGGTTATGGCTGGGGTGAAAATCAAGGTGACTATAATCAGATTGTCTATACCGCAATGCAAAAAGCCCTTACAGGTGAATCTACTGTAGAAGATGCGATGGAGGAAGCACAGGAAAAAGTGGATAACCTCAATAAATAA
- a CDS encoding carbohydrate ABC transporter permease → MRKKWILSLLGLLIVIVYLFPIYWMVVTSLKPTSEIFSDVNIIPTQITLESYQTILTQNYPFLTYMKNSLIISIGVTIGNLLLGAPAAYALARRKITGALWMIIFILVVQMFPSNMLALPLYTIFSKLGLINSLFGVILADMTLTLPFVILILRTSYLNIPLELEDAASIDGCSKWRAFYSIILPLVRPGLLTCAAFSFILSWGEFLYALTFLKQNEMWTITLGMRQFVGQFGTNWGSMMALSVLSSLPIIIIFMATQKYIAGGLSSGAIK, encoded by the coding sequence TTGAGGAAAAAATGGATCCTTTCTTTATTAGGTTTACTCATCGTCATTGTCTATTTGTTTCCGATTTACTGGATGGTTGTTACTTCTTTGAAACCCACTTCAGAGATATTCAGCGATGTTAATATCATCCCGACTCAAATCACCTTAGAATCCTATCAAACGATACTGACACAAAATTATCCGTTCCTTACTTATATGAAAAACAGTTTGATCATAAGCATTGGGGTTACCATTGGGAATTTGTTATTAGGAGCACCCGCTGCATATGCGTTGGCGAGAAGGAAGATTACTGGAGCCTTATGGATGATCATCTTTATTTTAGTCGTCCAAATGTTCCCGAGTAACATGCTCGCTCTTCCGCTCTATACGATTTTTTCTAAGCTGGGCTTAATCAATTCTTTGTTCGGAGTCATTCTTGCCGACATGACTCTGACTTTACCGTTTGTCATTTTGATTTTAAGAACGTCCTATTTAAATATACCTTTAGAATTAGAGGATGCTGCTTCAATCGATGGATGTAGCAAATGGAGAGCTTTCTATTCTATCATTCTACCGTTAGTGAGGCCGGGTCTGTTAACGTGTGCAGCATTCAGTTTCATATTATCGTGGGGCGAATTTCTATATGCACTCACATTCTTGAAACAGAATGAAATGTGGACCATTACATTAGGAATGAGACAGTTCGTCGGTCAATTCGGTACAAACTGGGGAAGTATGATGGCACTATCAGTTCTGTCATCATTACCAATCATTATCATCTTCATGGCCACGCAAAAGTATATTGCAGGAGGGTTATCATCCGGAGCAATTAAATAA